TAATTAACATTCAAAAGACAGCGCCAACAAATTTTTCTAGTTATGGCATTACACCTTGGAGAGGAGGCCTTGTGGAGGTCGATAGTTGAAGCTAAATTTGGTAGCTTGTGGGGAGGATAGTGTTCCAATGAGATCTTTGGATCCTACGGGGTTGGGTGTGAAAATACATTAGGTGTGGGTGGGGGATTTCCCTAGATTTGTGAGACTTGATGTGGGAGACACGTCTAAGATCATGTTTTGGCAAGATGTTTGGTGTGGTGATCAGACCTTGAAGGCTTCTTTCCTAGTGTTGTTTAATATAGCTTGTTTTAAGGAGGCTTCAGTAGCAGACCATTTGTTGTTTTCTAATGATTCCTTCCAATGGAATGTCACCTCCATCAGACCattgcatgattgggaggtgaagATTGTCTCTCTGTTCTTTAATCTATTGTACTATTTTAGGAGGAGTCGAGGTGGTGAAGATAGAATCTTTTGGACCCCTTTCAAAAGGCGAACATTTGGGATCAGATCTTTTTATCGGTGCTTTGCTCACTCGTGGACTcttctttcccttggaagagcatttggagaaTTAAGGCCCCTccaagagtggctttctttgtttgGACACGAGTGCTTGGAAAGATCTTGACCTTGGCTAACGTGAGGAAGTGGCAGGTCATTGTGATGGACtagtgttgcatgtgcaagaagagtggggaATCCATCAACCATCATTTGCTCCACTGTGATGTACCTTGAGTTTTGTGGGTGTTGGTGTTCAGTCTTTTTGGGGTAGAGTGTGTCATGCTACAATGGGTGGTGGAGTAGTTGGCTAGTTGGAGAGGCCAAACTTGGCAGCCACTGTTGCATAGATGTATAGAGGATGATCCCTCTTTGTTCgttgtggtgcatttggagagaacgCAATGttagaaattttgaagattgtgagagaatAGTGGTAGAGTTAAAAGCTTTGATGTTCAAAACACTTTATGGGTGGTCAGTTGCTGTCAACAGTTCTCActtctctaattttttagattttctagATTTGTGTTCTTCCACTTCTTCCTAATtgggtgtctctcttgtatactccctgtatACTTAGGTTGCACCGtctaataaaattgattttatgtatagaaaaaaagaatttttcaatttgatgcataTCAAACTAAATGGCAATAGGATATGCTGAGACGGCCATTCCTTCGTTTGATGTTGAatggaaaaatacacttttgggCTCTTAAGTCTCAAATATAGGTTTTTTTGATTCCATAATTCCATCATTCTGATGTAGCAGGAAGAACTTAGATCTAGTGCAGATCTGATCATAGGCTTAGATGCTCCTGCATCACATCCATTATTGAAAAGCTCTTGTAGCTGCATGGTGAGCCTAGTTATGTGATTTGAGATCTATTTGGACATGGTTTTCCTGAAATTGCCAACAAGCTTGGGTCAGTCTTACCTCAGTGCGTTGGACTGCAAACAAGCAGAACCAAGCCAAATACTTAAGGGATCTACTTTGGCCTGATGAAAGGCACCTAAGCTTGAGCTTAAATTGAGTTAGACTTGTGGCTAGTAATTGAAGTTCAACCCCAGCTCAATGGATGCTCATCAAGCTCATGAGAATGTTGGGGTCGATCTATTTTACTTGGATTGACTATCTTCATCCTAATTGGCTCAACAGAGAGCAAAGCTCCATGTGGACTATTGCATGTTATCTTTAggttttacatattttattatatcttaTCACTAATAAAAAACACTAAAGAAATTGTTAATACATCTCACTGGAAAAGACGAACCCACGTGGTGGGCTGTTTTCACTGAACATGCCAATGGACCAAAGATATGGGGAGGGCAGATTTTAGAAGGGCCTGATCCCCAGCCTTTTGTTAAAACTAAAAGAGATGCAACTTTGACATCTTTCAAAGCTCCATGGGGAAAAAAGAACAAGCGTGAACAGTGTagtattaaagaaaaaatatatgccTCGATCCCACATCAGAAGTACCttggtttgtttgttaaagGAATGGGCCCAACTGAGCTTCAGCTTGAATCATTTTCAGTTCTATGTTTGCATACATTTGACAAATAATAGAGGAACACTgagttgtaatttattttttatttcatttctttctcactcactctctctaATGCTCAATTGTCTTATATTTGGTGAATAATTGCTTATAGATGCTGATGTGAGGCTTGCTCGTAGAATAAGACGTGATACAGTTGAGAGGGGAAGGGACATAAACTCTGTTCTTGAACAGGTTAGTTGCTTTACTTAATTAACATGTTTCTTTATAATTGCTTTTTACCGAAAACCTCCTTATTTTCTAAGTTACCACTAGCAGAAGTCTATCTTCCGAGTTCCATGATAAACTACATTCTTTAGCTCATTTAAATCATGGGTTATTGCTTTTCTGATTGTGACAATTCACAGGCATTTTGCTATCATGATTCAACTGTAACATTCTGTAActccttttctctttcatttgctTGGAGTTTGCAGCATCTTGACTAAGCTGCattatcttaaatttttaagcCCACTTCCACTCATTGAACTGTATGGTTGTGATGTATTTCGACGTTGCTACTTTGGGAACTTTTGATTGTGAGCCTCTGGATAATTTTTGATTATATGCTTCTGAAGATTTATTATCTTTAAACTTCTGAAGATATTATAAAATTGCATGCAGTATGCAAAGTTTGTCAAGCCTgcttttgatgattttgttctCCCATCAAAGAAGTATGCTGATGTGATCATTCCAAGAGGAGGTGATAATCATGTCGCCATTGACTTGATTGTGCAACATATCCGGACAAAGCTTGGTCAGCATGACCTCTGCAAAATATATCCAAATGTTTATGTTATTCAGTCAACATTTCAGGTATATGTTTGATTGATTGTATTATGGCTTTTTTATACCTTCAGAATTTCTCTTTAGAATGAGTTGGTTCtatggagaaaataaaatttggggtCATTGCCTTGACTTGTCTTTCTATGCTCAAAATATTCCTGTATACTTGATCAGTGGTGGTTCATAATGTCAAATTATAGTCAATAATGATCGGTGAACTAGAATTATTGTTCAATTCTGATCATAGAAAAGAGTGAGATTCTAGATAGATACTGAAGCAGCACTAGATGAGGTTGAAGTTGGAGTTTAGTAGTTggaaaatattgaaattatGTTGGATAAATCATCAAGCCTAGTGGTGCTGCTTGTGGAGAGATTATTAGTAAGCCAGGCACACCATGCGGGCATGTGTGACTCGCTATGCCCAGCAGTTACcaaatagagatttttttttttttttttttaaacatctGAATGGACAAGACTGAGTTTTAGCAAAGAATTCTGAGCGGGATATAGGTCAGACGGTGTGAGTTGATTGATTTAGCATACTGtgagtaaaacaaaaaaagagcaTGGCTAGATACTCGCTCTCATAGTGGATGATCACACCTTGTGGTTGATCCCATACCCACTAGTTGTAGTGTGGTGTACTTTGTCATTGATACCATGTGCTCTGCCCAGAGGACTGAACAATCTCTCCATCAACTGGGTAATGACACATGAATAGATAAATAGAAAATAGGCAACGGCGACAACATAACCATGTCTGAACATTACAATTTCATATGAATTTCCCCCTGCACTCTACAATCTGATATGCAATATAACTATTGTTTAATCAATTCCATTCTTTGTGGTTCTAAGTTTGGTTTTGCTCATGTGCGAGACCTTTGTTGCAGATAAGAGGTATGCATACACTGATTAGAGACCGGGAGATATCGAAGCATGACTTTGTGTTTTATTCAGATCGACTTATTCGTCTGGTACTTTCTGCTGCAAAGCTTAGCCAAAGCTTGTTAATTGACATGAATTGAGTATCCCTgtgttattataaaatataaacattGACTGCATATGTTGATTTTAATATTCAGGTTGTGGAGCATGGCCTTGGCCATCTGCCATTCACTGAGAAGCAAGTGGTTACTCCAACAGGTGTGTTCACtggttcaatttttttgaatggTTTTAACCAATAAGCTTCTTCTTCGTcgtctttttttaattaattaattcatttgaagACACCAACAGGGAATAACCCAAGTACACTTCTCATAATAGAAATTGACATGGCGGATGCTTGAGGATGAGATACTCATGTCTGCCTCTGTTCAACATTGTTCGAACATCTCTTAAAGACTGCCTTCGTTTGCTCAGAATTGTTTAGAATTAGGAGAGTGTGATGCATTTTTTGTCAGTAAATTTATACATAGTTTTCAATTTCATGACCATTTTACTATCCATGATTCTCATGCATgcaaacttatatatatatatatatatatatatatatatatatatatatataataagtccACATACATAGCCATGCGTTTGTGTCTAGATTCATACACTTGCTTTCCCAAAACCAAATGTGTGTTGAAACACAGcattcataatcaaatccccGAGCCAAGTCCTTAAAGGTTATGCTTAtatagggggaaaaaaaatccttatatgGTAAACCTGGATTATTGTGTAAGATAGTTGGAATAAAGTTTACTTTTGTTATTAGTAATCATCATTTAGGCGTGCACTCAATGCATGTGTAACAAATGTATAAGTTGTCTTGTTTGTTCCCTTTTGTTTCTCTATTGTCAATATCTTGCCATTGCTCATCCCaattgttctttcttttttccttttttatttgataggtatataatatgaaaaatatttttcttattgagaAGATATTTCATAGATGTAAATTCGCCTTTAGTGgggcctttctttgtatacatcaTGTGTGCTAGGGTTACGCTTCTCTACTCTTTtcaatgaattaattatttatcaaaaaatatatcatagATGTAAATTACTGAAACTTGAcaagttgtgtgtgtgtgtgcatgtttaCGCATTAACAGTTTTTTGACagcttatattatttttttttcatttgtttttgagCCTTGAGAACCATGTGCTGGCACTTTTGTTGGTTTGAACTGCAGGAATGTGAATCTTGTATAAATTTTGATGTTCTCATCttaatttatttcctttaaAGGAAACGCGGAATATCTCTGAAATAATGTTATTTTGCTATTTCAGCATCGGTATATACCGGAGTTGACTTTTGCAAGAAATTATGTGGGGTTTCCATCGTTCGAAGGTGAGCTTTGAATCAGGTATTGATTTtgggagttttttgttttctggtcATGAGACTTCTTTGTTTAAGACATGCCTTGTGGTCTGAGATCCTATCTTATACTGTAAACATGAAGGATTTCAGATTCTCATATTCAGCATGCAGTTCTTAATGCTGGCCACATATGAGCCTCATGGGAAATTCATCTTGTAGTATAGtgaattcttatttatttatttcttttgaaaatccaaaatatgctaaatattttttcttgtttgttataTGATAGTGGTGAAAGCATGGAAAATGCTTTGCGTGCATGCTGTAAAGGAATAAAAATTGGGAAAATTTTAATTCACCGTGATGGAGATGACGGGAAGCAGGTAAATGGTGTTATTTTGTATTAGAAATAATTTACACGAGCTAGTGCTAGAGCTATGCTTTCTATTCTTTGGGATtggatataattaattttaatagtaGATTTGCTGCCTCACCTTGAGCAGCTTATATATGAGAAGCTTCCCAAGGATATATCTGAACGACACGTCCTGCTTCTAGACCCAGTACTTGCTACAggtaatcttttctttttccccataAAAAATCTATTGTCCTTTCCTTTCTTGATTGCTGCCAATATTGTCATCCTTGTTTCCATTCCTTTCTCTTTATGAAAGATGATATGATTTAATAAAAGATGGTATATGAGAGAGAAGGGAAGGGAAGATCTCATAtaactaaagagaaaagaataacACTGCTTCCCCCTAGAAGTTTAATCAATTACACGGTTCAATCTTCATTCATTATTGTAGCTTTGCCCTTTGTCGGCTGCACACCCAACTCTTCTTAAATTATAGTTCTTTTAAGCCTTATAACTACTGTCTCGCAGTTTAGTGCTATGCTTTTGTCATGCTTAACTGGTGTACTAGCTTGTTATCTCTTGCCGCAGTGTTGCATATTTGTTCTTATCAACTGTTCCTTATCTTTATTTCGACTTCTATAGATATATACAGAGCTATTAACCATTCAATCTTGTTGCCTTTCTAGGGAATTCTGCTAACCAAGCAATTGAACTACTCATACAGAAAGGAGTTCCAGAATCCCACATTATATTCCTAAACCTCATCTCTGTAAGttactttttttggttgataagCAAATGCTTATTTTCCTTAGTGTCTATATACGCTGATTTTGCTTCTATTTTCTTACTTTAGGCCCCTGAGGGAATCCATTGTGTTTACAAAAGGTTCCCATCCTTGAAAATAGTCACCTCTGAGATTGATGTTGCGCTAAACGAAGAATTTCGTGTCATACCGGGTATGGGTGAGTTTGGTGATCGTTACTTTGGCACGGACGATTGATCATTGATAGTTGAAACGTGAAAGATTGTGAGCCACGACAGGACTGGCATATGCATTTATAAGAATTAGAATATATTTTCACAAATACAAGACTGAAGATCAGCATATGCATTTATAAGAATTTGGTGTTCAGAAATACGACACAGAAGACCTGCATATGCATTTATATGAATTTGACAGCAGTCAGCTTTGCTGCAATTTTTCTAGCCAttatttgtttctgttgttGCAAGTATTTTAGCAAGAATCTTCAACAGAGCATGATGAGATGATTGCCTGTTGACTTCTTAACTTCTGCACGAATGTTTTAGGAATATATGAATGTGGAAATATAGATAAGAAACGGGgatatttcatataattttcCCTAATCGTTTTATTTCTGTCTCCTTATTCACTATAATTGCCTGCTTTTTGTGAGGAGAAAAGTATACAATGGTTTCCATATTTGCCAAAGCTGCGTTGCATGATTTTGGGCAGCTTCACGGCCCATGACCAATTTAGCATGAATTGCACAGGTTTTTGACAATCTCACACAAAAAATCAACATCCCAAACAATTCCTTTAGCTGAACATTAAGAAACCCAAACATTGTCAAGACATAGATGTATAATAataaccaaaacaatgacaaatgataaacacaaaacccaaaatcatCTAAAAACATCTCTTTCATCATTAACCGTCATGACCCATCGTTCCTTTTCAATCCCAGCACGTACTTCACCCATAATTGTACACTGCCATTGCACCCAACTGGAACTCCCTATTTGAGCTTTATCATAGTAGAAACTTTGAATGCATTAgttaataaatagaaaatattgtGTTTGATGTAATGAATAGTTCCGGTGATAACAAAATTCCACGATTATTGATTATTCTATGGCACAGATATATAATGATCCTTCAACAAAAAAGTTGACTATAATCATGCggaatatgaaaatattaaagaaatctTTATCCTATATTCCTATTCATATCAATGTCCCAACAATTGCACTTCTGTTCTTCAAAACGACTCGTAGCATAGCATCTTGCCGCACGACTTGCCAACACGTCAGTGCCTTGACTTGACTTCCTTCTAAAAGCGTTGCTCCACATAGCGGTTTTACTGCTAATCGAAAACGTTACCACCTAAAGCGATTTCAGTaaaaagatacaaagaaaaatTGACGAAATCCTTGAGATATTTATCTGACTTCCTATAATTATCCATTCCCGCCACACACACACTGCAGCCAAAAGCTCCGGACACCCCCGGACGCACAATGCCTCTGTTCCTCCTCTCCACTCGCCCACCCTCCCCGCTCATCACCTGCCACGCGTCCCCCGGCACACTGCGCACCCGCCTTGtccctccaccaccaccaccttcttTGCCTCCAAACCCTAACCCAACCCCTCTCCCCTCGCTAACTTGCGCCCTCCAGTGCTCTCACTTCCAATCGTACgtcctttttttctttcgtagttattctttcttaaaataagaatatatgtatgaactgaatattgtatttctgtgtgtaTTGAACTGTGGctttaaatataaagaatattGTAACATTCTTTACAGATTAGTTGCTACTTTTTTTTAACTGCTTGATTGTTCAGGTGCTCCGGGTGTACTCAGGAGC
This window of the Corylus avellana chromosome ca5, CavTom2PMs-1.0 genome carries:
- the LOC132181173 gene encoding uridine/cytidine kinase UKL1, chloroplastic, whose protein sequence is MPEETTSIDYVMEAASGPHFSGLRLDGLLSSPPASSSSSPAHRSLASPSAFSALAADSNAPKQPFVIGVSGGTASGKTTVCDMIIQQLHDHRVVLVNQDSFYRGLTPEESERVHEYNFDHPDAFDTEQLLDCIQKLKSGQAYQVPIYDFKSHRRCSDSFRLVNASDVIILEGILVFHDQRVRNLMNMKIFVDTDADVRLARRIRRDTVERGRDINSVLEQYAKFVKPAFDDFVLPSKKYADVIIPRGGDNHVAIDLIVQHIRTKLGQHDLCKIYPNVYVIQSTFQIRGMHTLIRDREISKHDFVFYSDRLIRLVVEHGLGHLPFTEKQVVTPTASVYTGVDFCKKLCGVSIVRSGESMENALRACCKGIKIGKILIHRDGDDGKQLIYEKLPKDISERHVLLLDPVLATGNSANQAIELLIQKGVPESHIIFLNLISAPEGIHCVYKRFPSLKIVTSEIDVALNEEFRVIPGMGEFGDRYFGTDD